Genomic segment of Desulfobulbaceae bacterium DB1:
CGATCTGACATTTGATAACGCCCCCAGGGTCTACAAACTGTTTACCGCCAAGGGCTTCGATGATCTGGAGGCCTCCGGCGCCGGGGATTTCGGTTTTGCCGCCCTGAAAAACCGGATCAAAATAACGCCGGCGTCGGCGGAAAATGATTTTTTTCTGCAGGAATTCATTCGCCTCAAGGAACACGAGTCGCTTTATGCCGTAATGCCCGGCAGTGTCAGCTACGGCAAGGAAGAGGGCGGCATGAAATCGTATCAGGCAACCCTGCCCATTCCTCCGGGAATGAAGCCGGGAAGCTACAATGTCGAGATTGCGGCGGTGCGTGACGGCGCAATTGTCGCTACCGCGGCCGAACCTTTGGTGCTCGAACTGGTCAGTCTGCCGAGCCGGTTGTCGAAAATGGCTTTCGGGCACGCCCTATGGTACGGGGTCATGTCGGTCATGATAGCGGTCATGGCCGGACTGCTGATGGGAACCCTGTTCAGGGGCAAGGGCGGAGCACACTGAGCCATGGAGAAAGCGGATGATCAGGGCAACGGAATTTCCCGGAGACGGTTTTTGGGGCAAGCGCTTCCCACCGGGAAAAGGAGCTGATTTTTTTCCGATGAAGAAGGCGATGGAGAAGATCAGACGTCTGCTGGCACAGGGCGGGACGGAAACAGCCGCCGTGCCGTTTCCGGTCCTGTTCAGCAGATTTCAGGAAATTCTGGCGATGAACAATGAGGTGCTGGAGTTGATTGCCGAGGCAAATGACAAACTCGGCGGCAATTACATCTTTGACCGGCATTACATTGAAACCGCCTGTCAAGGCATATCCGGACTGGTGCGGAACCTTGTCCTCAATCTTGACGCCATGGCGCCGCGGAAATTTCTGTCCCTGCATGATGCTTTTCGCCGGATAGAGCGGGAGATCGAAAAGGATCTGCAGGGCAGGCGTCACTGTCCGGTTGCGGATTTTGTCCTGCCGTACGAAGATATTGAACGGGATTTTTCCGAGGCGGTGGGCGGAAAGAATGCAAGCCTTGCGGAACTGAGGAAATTCCTCGGTCTGCCGGTCCCGGCGGGTTTTGCCGTAACCACCGCCGCCTATTTCGCTTTCATGGACAAAAACGGGCTGCAGCAAAAGGTTGACCGGATACTGGCGTCATGGCGGGATGGTCGGACGCCGCTTGCCCGGGCCGCGGACAATATCGGCAAACTCATCATGGCGAGTCCCTTGCCGCCCGGCGTGGAAAAAGCACTTTCCAGCGCCGTGGCGAAGCTTGAGGGGAATCATGCCGCCCCATGTTTCTTGGCAATTCGCAGCAGTGCCTGGGGGGAAGATGGCGAACGCAGTTTTGCCGGCCAGTATCAGAGTTTTCTCAATGTTCCGGCAACGGAGATCGGCAATGCCTACCGCCGGGTGGTGGCAGGTGCCTTCAGTGAAAACGCCCTGGCGTACCGGCGGAAGATCGGCTTTGACGAAAATGAGGTGGCAATGGCCGTGGCCTGCCAGAAAATGATCGATGCCGACGCCAGCGGCGTGCTCTATACCCTTGATCCCGGCACCGGGCTGGGAGCGGGGATGGTGCTCAGTGCCACCTGGGGCCTTGGCGCTCCGGTGGTTTCGGGTCGGGCCCGTGCCGACCGGTTTGTCGTTGACAGGCATGCGCCTCATTCGGTACGGGAGATGCATCTGGTGCGTAAGGAAACGGCGCTTCATCTTTCGGCAGCCGGCGGGACCGAGGCGCGGCCGGTGGCGGAAAAGGGACAGACCATGCCGTGTCTGAACAGGAATCAGATCCGCCAGGTGGCGGAAACGGGACTCTTGATCGAGAAGTATTTCAAGAAACCACAGGATATCGAATTCGCTTTTGACGCGAAGGGGAAACTGGTAATCCTGCAGGCCAGGCCGTTGCAGATACGGCCGCCCGCGGCTGCAAAAGCGGGTGAACTTTCCCGGCTGCTCAGCCGCTATCCGGTGATTTTCCGCGATCAGGGCGAGATTGCCCAGAAAGGTATCGGGACGGGCCGCGTCTTTCTGCTCAACGACGAAACAAAGCTTGACGATTTTCCCGATGGTGCGGTTCTGGTGGCACGTTTTGCATCGCCGCGGCTGGCAAAAGTGATGACAAGGGCAAGTGCGCTTGTCACGGACATCGGCGCGACCACCGGCCATCTGGCGACGGTTGCCAGGGAATTCCGCGTTCCATGCATCGTCAATACCGGCAACGGCTCATCCCTTTTGCAATCCGGGCAGGAGATCACCGTCGATGCCGAGGACAATATCATCTATCAGGGGCTGGTGCACGAACTCAGTCTCTACGGGTTGACCGGGGAAGACATTGAAGAAACTTCGGAATACAGACTGTTGCGTCGCGTGCTGAAAAATATCGCGCCGCTTCATCTGCTGGACCCGGCGGAAAAGAATTTCAGCCCGGAGGCCTGCCGCACCCTGCATGATATTACGCGTTTCGTGCACGAAAAGGCGGTTGAGGAACTGATTGACAGAAATTATTATCAGCCGCATCAGGCAGATACCGCTGCCGGCAAACTGCAATGGAATATTCCCCTTGATCTGATGCTGATCGATGTCGACGGCGGACTGGCGCCCGGTTTCAGGAAAGGGAAGGTGCCGCCGGAAGCGATTGTTTCCCTGCCGATGCGCTATCTGCTGAAGGGGCTCGCACATCCCAGGGCCTGGAACAATGAGCCCATGTCGGTTGATCTGGGAAGCTTCATGTCCAGTCTGACCAGGACGATTTCGCCTGAACTGTCGTCACCCAGGCAGGTGGGGCGGAATCTGGCGGTCATTTCGAAAGAATATGCCAATGTCAGTCTGCGGCTGGGGTATCATTTCACCATGATTGACAGTTATATATCGAAAAACATGAACGACAATTATGCCTATTTTCGTTTTTTCGGCGGGGTGACTGATCCGACTCGCCGATCACGGAGGGCGAAATTTCTCGGCGGTGTCCTGTCGCGCCATGATTTTCGCGTCGAGTTGCGCGGTGATTTGGTGGTGGCCAGAATCAAGAAGCTGGATGAGGCCGGCATGCTGCAGCGGCTCTTTGTTCTCGGCCTGCTGGTCGGTTTTACCCGGCAGCTTGATGTCAGGATGGTGAGCGAGCAACATATTGAAGTATATATCGATAAATTCAATCAGCTTCTTGAGGGGAAGATATGAATACTCAGCAACAGACAAGCATTCTGATTCTGGATGATGAACCTATTGTCAGCAAGCGTCTTAAGCCGTCCTTGGAGAAAAAGGGATATGAGGTGGAGACGTTTACCAACAGCATGGATGCCTTGAAGCGGACCCGGCAGCGGACCTTTGATATCGTCATTACGGATCTGAAAATGGAAGGACTGGATGGCATGGAGTTTCTCGGCGAGGTCAAAAAAAAATCTCCGGATACCGAGGTTATCGTCATCACCGGATTTGCCACCATGGAAACCGCCAAGAAGTCATTTCAGCAAGGCGTTTTTGATTTTCTCGCCAAACCGTTCAAGCTGGGGGAAATCAGCGAGGTTATCGGCAAGGCGGAGCAAAAAATAATGGCCGGGCGGTAAAGAGGTCCATTTTCAAATCACGCCGCATGATCGTCATGCGGTGTCAACCAAAAAGGGGAACTGAAATGATCAAGGGTCTTCTTGCGCTTGATGAAAATCTGGCCTCAAGTATTGCCCTCAGGTATGCCGCGCGACTGGTGACAATGTTGCCCCTGCAGCTGCAGGCGGGACATGTGGAAATCCCTGACGAAAAACAGTATGTGAAAGGAACGGGCTGGGTGCGGCGCACGTGGGAACAAGGGGTGATGGATGCCGGTCGGCAGGCCATTCAGAGGTTGCTCAATACGGAAAAGGTGGGCTGCCCCTTTATCGGCGTGCCGAAAGTCTTTGTCGGTGATCGGGATGATGAATTGCTGGAGGAGCTCGGCACCGGCGGCTATGACCTTTTTCTGGAAGGCAACCTCAATACCTCGAATATCAATGATTTTTATAAACTGGTTTCCTCGTCGCTTTATGCCAAATCGCCGTGTCCCGTCATGGTGGTCAAAAATCTGGTTGCCGGGAAACGGGTTGCCCTGCTCTGCGGCGACGGGGTTGACCATGAGGCCCTGATCCCCAGGACGCTCACCCTGCTCAACGGCAACGGATTTGATTTTGACCTGCTGTTTTATCGCTACCAGGAAAACGGCGGTCCCGTCATCATGGGGAAAGAAGAGGCCGGCAGCGTCCTGTTCGCGGCGGAAGAGCTGCTGCGGGCGGAAAATCGTCGGGCGATGAGCAGTCAGGTGGTCTGCGGCACGCCGGAAGGAGTCGCGGACATGCTGAAAAAATATATGGTGGTGGCGTCGTCTTTTCCGTTGAGGAGAAGTCCGCGACTTGAACTGCTGGCGCACTGTCCCTCACCTGTGTTGTTCTGCAAGTAACCTTGGAGGTGGAAATGAGAATAATCGCGGCATTTGATCATCATTCCTACAGCGAACGGATCATCGCTGATCTGGCCGATATCGCGGCAAACACCTGGGCCGATATAACCATACTGGGTGTGCAGCAGGCTGACGGGGGCGGCGGTCCGGATGATTATTTTGCCGGGACATTCCGCCATTATCGGGAAGAGTTTCTCCGGCGTGTGTCCGGCGGTGAACTGCCCTACGGCGGCGTCACGGGTTATGAGGAATATCATTCCCTCGGCAAGGGTCGCTGGGAAATCAATAACCAGGGCTGGGAAGGGGATGTCCGCAAAAAACTGCTGGTCAGGATACGGACCGGTGATCCGATGAAGGAAATTCTGGCGGAAAGCCGGGAGCAGAAAAGTGATCTTATCATACTTGGGTGCACAAAAGGGCTGGACTGTCAATGGCAGGGAGAGGTTGATCTGCCGCGCAAGATTGCCGCTAAAGCCGGCTGCTCGGTCCTGGTCATCAAGGAGATGAAACGGCCTGACACCATAATCTGTTTTCTGGATCAGGAACATGTCAGTCAGGCATCCCTGGAGATGATCAATCAGGTTGTCACCCTGCATCAGGCGGAACTGAAGATTGTCGGCATTACCGAGGGAGAAAGCTCGGCCGGAGAGGAGGGGATCAAAAACAGAATAGCCGCGATCCTCAAATACTATTCGGAACGCCGGATCAGCGCCTGGATCAAACTGATTTGGCCGAAGGATATGGAGCAGTACGTCGCCCAGGCAAGCCGGGAAGGAATGATTGCCCTGTGGATGGGGAGAAAATCATTGCTCGCCAAGATTTTTTCCCGTGATCTGGTGGGGAAACTGGTCAGCAACAGTCATTCTTCCGTGTTGATTCTCCGGTAACAGGGAAGGGGGGATGGGTGATTGCGATTGGCAGGGAAGAATTTCTTCCCCTTGCCCGCACAGACCATTTTGAGGTCGTGCGGTCTGACAGGAAGGCATTTCTGGAAGAATTCGCTTGAGAACGCGAAAACAAGCGAGCAGCGAGGCGAGACCTTAAATGGGGTAAGGCGAGGAGAAGCGCAGCCGCCATAGGTGTCGTTTTGTTGAAGAAACTGGAATTACTGATATACGCGAGCAAATTTGAGAACGTGAAAAAAACAGTAGGAAGATAAATTTGGAGAGACAGCAAAGCAGCAGATCTTAGAAATGGCAATATTGTAGGATGTTGTTTTATACAACGATTAAATAGAATGGCAAAAATCTGCCGAAAACTGAGCACTTGTGATATTTTCTTGCATTATGGCACCACATGTAGTAACGTTACTACATATAAGTTGAAAAGGAGGTGCATTATGACTGTCACAACCATATCCAGCCGTGAATTCAATCAACATATCAGCGAGGCAAAAAGAGCCGCAAATAAAGGCCCGGTGTTTATCACCGATAGAGGCCGCCCGGCTCATGTTCTCTTGAGCATGAAAGAGTATCAACAGCTTTCTGGTAGCAGGCAGAAGATTGCCGATCTTCTGGCTATGCCCGGCATCGAAGACCTTGAATTGGAAATCCCCCAGATGTGTGATCTTCCACGTTCTGCTGAGCTTTCGTAATGTTTATTCTTGACACGAATGTGGTCTCCGAGCTGAGAAAAGTCCGTCTCGGCAAGGCCGCTGAAAATGTTGCCAAGTGGGCAGATAGCGTCGCAACGCCCGACCTCTATCTTTCAGTCGTAACGATTCAGGAATTAGAGATAGGGGTGCTTCTTGCCGAACGACGCGATGCTGAAAAAGGGGCCATTTTCAGGACTTGGCTCAACAGCCATGTCCTACCGGCCTTCGAGGGCCGCATTTTGTCGGTCGACTTAGCAGTTGCTCTGCAGAGCGCGAGATTACACGTCCCGGATCCTCATCCGGTCCGGGATGGATTAATCGCGGCAACGGCCCTGGTCCACGGCATGACTGTTGTCACTCGCAATGTCGATGATTTCAAAAGGACAGGCGTCCCGATACTCAATCCATGGGACACTGATTAATTGTTTTAATTTTCACCGCCATGTGGAAGTGGCCTTGGTTTGTTGGGCAAAATCCGGGCATGGTTAAGGTGGCTTCTGGCAAGATCTGCCTCTTGCACAAACACAAAAGTTGAGACTATTCCTGCGTTGCCGTTGGGGTCGGGCCACCTCATGGGCCGTTGGGTCATGGCCGTTGGGGATGGATGGCCGTTGGGGTCGGGCCACGGTAACTATTTGGAAATCAATAATTAAGATCCCAATAATAGGCGTTTTGAGCCCCTATATCGTCTTTTTTACCATCAAAATTGGCAATATAGGTTCCCATGCTTTGCCCTTGCCATTACGCCAATAGAATCATCTATATTTGTATTTTTGACATCAAAATCGCCATTATAAACTGAAATATGGGCACAAAATACTTATTGCTTTTACTTTTAAATAGTTAGCGTGGCCCGACCCCATTCCCACCATTCCCACCTGGACACTTGGATGTTGAATTCACGTGGGATTAAAGACCCGCAAGTTGATCAGTATTTACGGAGGTGATGTAAGTCTCAATGCCTTTCTTTACCCTTGGATTGCTTGTAGATCGATAATTTTCTTGAAAGGTTCTGTACCTTGCTAACTTGATTTCAAGAATACCGGTTGTTATCTCTATATTAAATGCTGTGATCTTTGGTGAAGGCCCTTCCTCTTTTTTTTTGTTCAATACAAAACCAGCCCGGTCGGCCGAAGACTTTACTTCGGCCACAATGATTTCAAGTGATCCATTGTCATTTCCTGAAATAATAATGTCATCCATATAAACGCTGACTCGTATCGAAGCTGATCTTGATAAATTTTCGAGCTTTCTGCCAAGAGCACTGAATCTAAGGGACAGTGATGCCAAAATAGGTGATTGCACGAATCCATACGGTAACATATACGTTATTGGTGACTTGGCAGGATGTTTAACCGTGGATGCGAGTGTGTATTCTCTTGCAGTTTTGTAATCGAAAAGCTCTTTCAAGCTACTGTCATGTCAACGTTGAAATGTCGTAATAAATAAGCTATTATTTCTTCATAATCAACCCAAGGAGGTTTGGCTATGAAGAAATACATCGTGACACTCACGAGAGATGAACGTGAAATTCTCAGCAACATCGTATCGAAAGGGAGACATAACTCGCAGAAGATTCTTAATGCCTTGATTCTGCTGGATTGCGATGTTGGACGAAGCCGCTACGCGGCAGACGAGTCACGAGCGAGCTTGTTTATCCATCATTAACATGTTGTAATCTCACGGCATACGGTAATAAGTAGAGAGTGGCGGAGCAAAGGCGAGGCCGCCGCATCAACTATTACCAAGGAGGTTACAATGAACACCACCATGCCACAAGATTCCCTCTTCAACAAGCAGTATCAGAAACACCTGAAATGCCTCAAACTGGGCGGTCTGCAGCCCAAGACCATCGACGCCTACGCCAGGGCGATCCGGCGTATCGGCAACTATTTCGATTGCAGGATTGACAACCTCAACTCCGGCCAGTTGCTCGACTATTTCACGGAACTCCTGGACACGCATTCCTGGAGCGCGGTCAAGCTCGACCTCTACGGCCTGAAGTTCTTCTATTCCGGGGTACTGAACAAACCCTGGGAAGATATCCCCCTGATCAAGCCTCCCAAGACATCCAGAATCCCTGACATCCTGTCCGTCGAGCAGACGGGGCAACTATTTGCCGCAACCAAAACCTTGAGCTACAAGGTCTTCTTTTTTACCTGCTACAGCATGGGCCTGCGCCTTGGCGAAGGCATTCGACTCACAGTCGGCGACATCGACGCAGGCAACATGCGGGTCCATATTCGTGATGCCAAGGGTAACAAGGACCGGCTGGTGCCGCTGCCAGACAAGACCTTGCGGGTGCTGCGGGAGTTCTGGGCCATGCACAAGCATCCCCGGTTCCTCTTCCCCAGCAGGAAAAGAGGTCTGAAAAATGCCCACCTGGTTGATTTGCCCCTGGACAGGGGCGGCATTCAAACCACCATGCAGACCGTTGTCCGGCAACTCGGCATAAAAAAAAATCTCATGCCACTCCCTGCGTCACAGCTATGCCACCCACATGCTGGAGGCCGGGGTTGATCTGCTTGAGCTGCAGCAGATCCTTGGCCATGTCAGCATCCTGACCACCGCCAGATACACCCACCTGACCTCCACCACGGCCAACAATGCGAGACTGGCCGTCAATTCCCTGGTCAACTCCCTGGACATCAGATGGGGAGGGCGTAAATAATGCTGCTCTCCACGATCATCAACAAGTTCAGGG
This window contains:
- a CDS encoding VapC toxin family PIN domain ribonuclease; this translates as MFILDTNVVSELRKVRLGKAAENVAKWADSVATPDLYLSVVTIQELEIGVLLAERRDAEKGAIFRTWLNSHVLPAFEGRILSVDLAVALQSARLHVPDPHPVRDGLIAATALVHGMTVVTRNVDDFKRTGVPILNPWDTD
- a CDS encoding prevent-host-death protein — its product is MTVTTISSREFNQHISEAKRAANKGPVFITDRGRPAHVLLSMKEYQQLSGSRQKIADLLAMPGIEDLELEIPQMCDLPRSAELS
- a CDS encoding response regulator; this encodes MNTQQQTSILILDDEPIVSKRLKPSLEKKGYEVETFTNSMDALKRTRQRTFDIVITDLKMEGLDGMEFLGEVKKKSPDTEVIVITGFATMETAKKSFQQGVFDFLAKPFKLGEISEVIGKAEQKIMAGR
- a CDS encoding recombinase encodes the protein MNTTMPQDSLFNKQYQKHLKCLKLGGLQPKTIDAYARAIRRIGNYFDCRIDNLNSGQLLDYFTELLDTHSWSAVKLDLYGLKFFYSGVLNKPWEDIPLIKPPKTSRIPDILSVEQTGQLFAATKTLSYKVFFFTCYSMGLRLGEGIRLTVGDIDAGNMRVHIRDAKGNKDRLVPLPDKTLRVLREFWAMHKHPRFLFPSRKRGLKNAHLVDLPLDRGGIQTTMQTVVRQLGIKKNLMPLPASQLCHPHAGGRG